In a single window of the Bacillus mycoides genome:
- the cysT gene encoding sulfate ABC transporter permease subunit CysT, whose protein sequence is MRKKRVLPGFGLSLGFTMLYMSLFVLIPLSIVFIQTSQLGWKKFAQVITSERVLHSYQVSFTTSLAAAIVNAIFGLLIAWVLVRYTFPGKRLLDGLIDLPFALPTAVAGITLTTLYAENGFIGKIFSVFHIKVAFTQLGIIVALTFIGLPFVVRMVQPVLQSIDKEVEEAASSLGASRFQIFVKIILPEIFPALLAGFSLAFARALGEYGSVVFIAGNMPMKTEIAPLMIMTKLEQYDYAGATAVAAVMLIISLLFLLFINMIQTWSRRHELKSE, encoded by the coding sequence ATGAGGAAGAAGCGTGTTTTACCAGGGTTTGGATTATCTCTTGGATTTACAATGCTGTATATGAGCTTATTCGTACTTATACCACTTTCTATCGTATTTATTCAAACTTCGCAGCTAGGCTGGAAGAAGTTCGCACAAGTTATAACGAGTGAGCGTGTTTTGCATTCCTATCAAGTAAGTTTCACAACTTCACTTGCAGCGGCAATCGTAAATGCCATTTTCGGTTTATTAATTGCTTGGGTACTCGTTCGCTACACATTTCCAGGGAAGCGGTTATTAGACGGACTAATCGATTTACCATTCGCTCTTCCGACTGCTGTAGCTGGTATTACACTTACGACGCTTTATGCGGAAAATGGCTTTATTGGAAAAATATTTAGTGTGTTTCATATAAAAGTAGCTTTTACCCAGCTCGGCATTATTGTGGCGCTTACGTTTATTGGCTTACCATTTGTCGTTCGAATGGTGCAACCAGTGCTGCAAAGTATTGATAAAGAAGTAGAAGAAGCAGCTTCTAGTTTAGGGGCATCACGCTTTCAAATATTTGTGAAAATTATTTTGCCAGAAATATTCCCGGCTCTACTTGCTGGTTTTTCACTCGCCTTTGCTCGGGCGTTAGGGGAATATGGATCTGTCGTGTTCATTGCAGGTAATATGCCGATGAAAACAGAAATCGCACCGCTTATGATTATGACGAAACTAGAACAATATGATTATGCAGGCGCAACAGCTGTAGCGGCTGTGATGCTTATTATTTCTCTCCTTTTCCTACTATTTATTAATATGATTCAAACTTGGAGCAGAAGGCATGAACTGAAAAGTGAATAG
- a CDS encoding DMT family transporter, whose amino-acid sequence MFHSKSMPAIKMILSMSIFGSIGFFSVQTGLPSFELVFIRCICATLFLTLCWFATGQYKNEKWNKKEIVQILACGVFLVFNWVFLFKAFEVMSITIAISVYHLAPIIVLMIGSILFKERLTAFAVLSITICFIGTVLVAGVDGSMSLEKLMSSGMVWALLAALFYAFTTLLGKGIKHTSAYAMTFLQTFLGIFLLLPFVDFGKFQGLTEMNWMMITATGLIHTGFVYYLFFDSLRGLSTRLISVLVFLDPAVAILLDTVFTGFRPTSMQIVGIILIFVGMAFTFRKTKDEKVVVKENTYYEV is encoded by the coding sequence TTGTTTCATTCAAAATCAATGCCGGCTATAAAAATGATCCTTTCGATGTCTATTTTCGGATCGATTGGATTTTTTTCTGTCCAAACGGGTTTACCATCTTTTGAATTAGTATTTATTCGTTGTATTTGTGCGACTTTATTTTTAACGCTATGTTGGTTTGCAACAGGACAATATAAAAATGAGAAATGGAATAAAAAAGAAATTGTACAAATATTAGCGTGTGGCGTATTTCTCGTTTTTAACTGGGTGTTTTTATTTAAAGCGTTTGAAGTCATGTCGATTACAATTGCGATTTCTGTATATCATCTTGCACCGATCATCGTATTAATGATTGGTAGTATTTTATTTAAAGAGAGGTTAACAGCATTTGCGGTTCTGTCCATTACCATATGTTTCATCGGTACAGTTTTAGTAGCTGGGGTAGATGGAAGTATGTCGCTTGAGAAACTTATGTCGTCTGGAATGGTGTGGGCGCTTCTTGCAGCTTTATTTTATGCATTTACAACGTTGCTCGGAAAAGGAATTAAGCATACGAGTGCATATGCGATGACATTTTTACAAACTTTTTTGGGTATATTTTTATTGCTACCATTCGTAGACTTCGGGAAGTTTCAAGGATTAACAGAGATGAACTGGATGATGATCACAGCGACAGGACTTATACATACGGGATTTGTATATTACTTGTTTTTTGACAGTTTAAGAGGTTTATCGACGAGATTAATTTCGGTATTAGTGTTTTTAGATCCTGCGGTTGCAATTTTGTTAGATACGGTCTTTACCGGTTTTAGACCGACTAGTATGCAAATTGTAGGGATTATTCTTATATTTGTAGGAATGGCGTTTACTTTTCGAAAAACGAAGGATGAAAAAGTGGTGGTAAAAGAAAATACGTATTATGAAGTGTGA
- a CDS encoding sensor histidine kinase, whose translation MNFNKRLIIQFILQHVFVLVTLLIAVIASFSYLIFLLNSTLYEPNISDYDTFTISEYISSEDNNITLKSKVKDLITEKSDWLQIVDEDGKVLYNFNTPNDVPTSYTKTSLLTYLQNSNNNIYKFNYWEIKLEKKPVIVIYGAKLKSNALLKTIQQGHPSLSLNEFALTEQEKQLLSKEKATLQIFNNNGEEVFSYPTGKKKTFSAIKTALNEKEPWNYKENTSSFYDSNSGHLVVVSAPNAHYYPDDELDDIFTKKLLIGCSLILLIVFAYLVILSIWYGNKFGKPLLHTMRWLKNIAGGKYEEPVSKKGKPVRFRRSGKEKWSFRIFKDVTNSLEHLSITLKKNDAMRKVLQQTREEWITGLTHDLKTPLSSIYGYALLLESKQYNWTDQDIQQFGHVMKEKSQYMTTLIDDLSLTYQLKNDTLPAQHVNVEINQFVRKVLLQFINNPTLQNQNIEFVPSSSKIQYFIEEKWFQRIIENLLANAVKHNNETTNVIVKLSQNANSFTLSISDNGKGMDDKTKELLFERYYRGTNTEESNIGTGLGLAITKQLVHAHNGTIFIDSELGKGTTIILVFPFSS comes from the coding sequence ATGAATTTTAATAAACGACTTATAATCCAGTTTATTTTACAACACGTTTTTGTCTTAGTTACGTTACTTATCGCAGTAATTGCTTCTTTTTCTTATTTAATTTTTCTTCTTAATAGTACTTTATATGAACCTAATATTTCTGATTATGATACCTTTACAATCTCCGAATATATTTCTTCTGAAGACAATAACATTACTTTAAAATCTAAGGTAAAGGATTTAATAACAGAAAAGAGTGATTGGCTTCAAATTGTAGATGAAGATGGAAAGGTCCTTTACAACTTTAATACGCCTAACGATGTTCCGACCTCTTACACAAAGACATCCTTACTTACGTATTTACAGAATAGTAACAACAATATTTATAAATTTAACTATTGGGAAATTAAATTAGAAAAGAAACCAGTGATCGTTATTTACGGTGCCAAACTAAAAAGTAATGCATTACTAAAAACGATACAACAAGGACACCCTTCTTTATCATTAAATGAATTTGCATTAACTGAACAAGAAAAACAATTACTTTCTAAAGAAAAAGCAACACTGCAAATATTTAATAACAATGGCGAAGAAGTTTTTTCCTATCCAACTGGGAAGAAAAAAACATTTTCGGCTATAAAAACGGCTCTTAATGAAAAAGAACCGTGGAATTATAAAGAAAATACATCTAGTTTTTACGATTCAAATAGCGGTCATCTCGTCGTTGTATCCGCCCCAAACGCTCATTATTATCCAGATGATGAATTAGATGATATATTTACCAAGAAACTTCTAATCGGATGCAGCTTAATCCTCCTTATTGTGTTTGCTTATTTAGTCATTCTTTCAATTTGGTATGGAAATAAGTTTGGAAAGCCTTTATTACACACGATGCGCTGGCTTAAAAACATAGCCGGAGGAAAATATGAAGAACCTGTTAGTAAAAAAGGCAAACCTGTTCGGTTTCGGCGCTCCGGTAAAGAAAAATGGTCGTTCCGCATATTTAAAGATGTTACAAACTCACTAGAGCACCTTTCTATTACTTTGAAAAAGAACGATGCAATGAGAAAAGTACTGCAACAAACACGTGAAGAGTGGATTACCGGCCTGACGCATGATCTAAAAACACCGCTTAGCTCTATATACGGCTATGCATTATTACTAGAATCGAAGCAATATAATTGGACGGATCAAGACATTCAACAATTTGGCCATGTAATGAAAGAAAAATCTCAATATATGACTACATTAATTGACGACTTAAGCTTAACATATCAATTAAAAAATGATACTCTGCCTGCGCAACACGTAAATGTTGAAATTAATCAGTTCGTCCGAAAAGTACTATTACAATTTATTAATAACCCGACACTACAAAATCAAAACATTGAATTCGTGCCAAGTTCAAGCAAAATCCAATATTTTATTGAAGAAAAATGGTTCCAACGTATTATCGAAAACTTACTCGCAAACGCTGTAAAACATAATAATGAAACGACAAACGTAATCGTAAAACTTTCGCAAAATGCAAATTCATTTACACTATCTATTTCAGATAATGGAAAAGGTATGGATGATAAAACGAAAGAACTTCTATTCGAGCGATATTACAGAGGAACGAATACAGAAGAAAGCAACATCGGAACTGGACTTGGTCTCGCCATTACAAAACAGCTCGTTCATGCCCATAACGGAACGATTTTCATTGATAGTGAACTTGGAAAAGGAACGACGATTATACTTGTGTTTCCGTTTAGTTCGTAG
- a CDS encoding S-layer homology domain-containing protein translates to MREMKKLLKIATSLTLIGGIFVSGNIVSANTDGIQQSPPPPDIMLEFDDLANDHWAYNEIMNLVYHRIMYGYGNGKFGVEDNITREQAAAVLHRALNLKRSPFEENPYGDISGKSTMFPYEILHLTSLGIFKGDENGNFRPKATLTRAELAQILTKAYTLKAKHPHTFTDILENYWARDAISALQSNKVVVGTGDGKFEPEMLVTRGQFAKFLQQAIYNSPGKWE, encoded by the coding sequence ATGAGAGAGATGAAAAAGTTATTAAAGATAGCGACATCATTAACTTTAATAGGGGGGATATTTGTTAGCGGTAATATTGTTTCAGCAAATACAGATGGAATTCAACAATCTCCACCTCCACCTGATATTATGCTAGAATTTGATGATTTAGCAAATGATCATTGGGCTTATAATGAAATTATGAATTTAGTATATCACCGTATTATGTATGGATATGGAAACGGTAAGTTTGGGGTAGAAGATAATATAACACGTGAACAAGCAGCAGCAGTACTACATCGCGCACTCAATTTAAAAAGAAGTCCATTTGAAGAGAATCCATATGGAGATATTAGTGGGAAATCAACAATGTTCCCTTACGAAATTTTACATTTAACAAGCCTTGGTATTTTTAAAGGAGACGAAAATGGGAATTTCCGTCCGAAAGCAACATTGACTCGTGCAGAATTAGCACAAATTTTAACGAAAGCATATACGTTAAAAGCAAAGCATCCGCATACATTTACAGATATACTAGAAAACTATTGGGCAAGAGATGCAATTAGTGCATTGCAGTCTAATAAAGTCGTAGTAGGAACCGGAGATGGTAAGTTCGAGCCTGAAATGCTCGTTACACGTGGGCAATTCGCTAAGTTTCTACAACAAGCAATTTATAATTCACCAGGGAAATGGGAATAA
- a CDS encoding metallophosphoesterase: protein MKNFRYLNIFTILIVYTLLMFYIGWNGWVWLSTVFGWESWGYYAFIVGFISYAYILVQVFKFLPFLRTVGSIWFAVIQYALMLLPLADIAVLLLQFSVEKETAIIWTGTVVLLVFIFIFAYGVFNAYSPVVRKYEVHIPKKVEGRKSLRIAMASDMHFGKLSGVAHLKRLVRHVNEMKPDIILLPGDIIDDHPGVFIQKNMGPIMKQMKAPLGVYGVLGNHEYYGRAVPEFLQEMDKIDIRILLDEVITIEDDFYLVGRRDKTERDRQSFENLMSTVDKSLPVIAMDHQPFELKQAADAGVDLLLSGHTHRGQMAPNHIVTRRMYELDWGYAQKGAFHAIVSSGFGFWGPPLRLGSRSEIVQIEVTFE from the coding sequence GTGAAAAATTTTCGTTATCTCAATATATTCACTATTTTAATTGTATACACACTACTCATGTTTTACATCGGCTGGAACGGATGGGTTTGGCTCAGTACGGTGTTCGGCTGGGAATCTTGGGGATATTACGCTTTCATAGTCGGATTTATTTCATATGCGTACATTCTCGTACAAGTGTTTAAATTTCTTCCTTTCCTGCGAACGGTCGGTTCAATTTGGTTTGCGGTTATACAATACGCGCTTATGTTATTGCCGTTAGCCGATATTGCCGTCTTATTATTACAGTTTTCAGTGGAGAAAGAGACGGCAATTATTTGGACAGGAACGGTCGTTTTACTCGTATTCATCTTTATCTTTGCATATGGAGTATTCAACGCATATAGTCCAGTAGTAAGAAAGTACGAAGTGCACATACCGAAAAAAGTAGAAGGGCGTAAAAGTTTACGCATTGCGATGGCCTCTGATATGCATTTCGGTAAATTGTCTGGAGTTGCTCATTTAAAGAGACTCGTTCGTCATGTAAATGAAATGAAACCCGATATTATTTTACTGCCTGGTGATATTATCGATGATCATCCAGGTGTGTTCATTCAAAAAAATATGGGACCAATCATGAAACAGATGAAAGCTCCATTAGGCGTATATGGTGTGTTAGGAAATCATGAATATTACGGCAGAGCTGTTCCTGAGTTTTTACAAGAGATGGATAAGATTGATATTCGTATTCTTTTAGATGAAGTCATTACAATTGAAGATGATTTTTATCTCGTCGGAAGAAGGGATAAAACAGAGCGAGATCGTCAAAGCTTTGAAAATCTAATGAGTACGGTAGATAAATCGCTTCCTGTTATCGCAATGGATCACCAACCATTTGAATTAAAACAAGCAGCGGACGCCGGCGTTGATTTATTATTATCCGGTCACACGCATCGCGGACAAATGGCTCCGAACCATATTGTGACGAGAAGAATGTACGAACTAGACTGGGGATACGCACAAAAAGGTGCATTCCACGCAATTGTTTCTTCTGGATTTGGATTTTGGGGACCACCGCTTAGACTGGGAAGTAGATCTGAGATTGTGCAGATTGAAGTTACATTTGAATAG
- a CDS encoding AraC family transcriptional regulator, with translation MESYETQIQRSIDYIEEDVMEKQTLRNLACVAGFSESHFHRVFQALVGDTVMEYVRKRRLARAAYQLSHTDEKVIDIAFEHGFQSHETFTRAFKKLFQMTPSEYRKQEIETPMYYRVNVKQRKLNPYLGGIQMEYRIVNKPEFLMAGYELKTTSKEGKNHQDIPAFWQEYLQKDLGTTIPNRKDTSQWVELGLCTDFNLETGDFTYIIGMEVTDFENVPNAVAKRTFPAATYAVFTTPKVPHEEMVSSIHQTWNAVFSEWFPHSGYEHCGVNEFELYDERSHADKSEFAQIELWIPVKKK, from the coding sequence ATGGAAAGCTATGAAACACAAATTCAAAGGTCAATTGATTATATTGAGGAAGATGTAATGGAAAAACAAACGCTGCGTAATTTAGCATGTGTTGCAGGTTTTTCTGAGTCGCATTTTCATCGTGTATTCCAGGCGTTAGTAGGCGATACAGTAATGGAGTATGTTCGAAAGAGGAGGTTAGCCCGGGCAGCTTATCAACTTTCTCATACGGATGAAAAAGTTATTGATATCGCATTTGAGCATGGCTTTCAATCTCACGAAACGTTCACGAGAGCCTTTAAAAAATTATTTCAAATGACACCAAGTGAATATCGAAAACAAGAAATCGAAACACCAATGTATTATAGAGTGAATGTAAAACAAAGAAAATTAAATCCATATTTAGGGGGCATACAAATGGAATATCGTATTGTAAATAAACCAGAATTTTTAATGGCGGGTTATGAGCTGAAGACGACAAGTAAAGAAGGAAAAAACCACCAAGACATTCCAGCATTTTGGCAAGAATATTTACAAAAAGATCTTGGAACGACGATTCCGAATCGTAAAGATACGAGCCAATGGGTAGAACTTGGATTATGTACTGATTTTAATTTAGAAACAGGGGACTTCACTTATATTATCGGAATGGAAGTTACAGACTTTGAAAATGTACCAAATGCAGTTGCAAAGCGTACATTCCCAGCGGCGACATATGCAGTATTTACAACGCCGAAAGTTCCTCATGAAGAAATGGTATCGTCTATTCACCAAACGTGGAATGCAGTATTCTCAGAATGGTTCCCGCATTCAGGATACGAACATTGCGGCGTTAATGAGTTTGAGCTATACGATGAACGTTCCCATGCAGACAAAAGTGAGTTCGCTCAAATTGAACTTTGGATACCGGTGAAGAAGAAATAA
- a CDS encoding M48 family metallopeptidase — MRKVIGWSFFLYVGFALLIYWYLFGWNHELIPDMYKGTSADPETFMNARELTLSQDYSRVKNLLFFLATPLEWIILLFVLVLGISKKFEKWSKETTKINVLQVAIYFFYLSLLTTVLALPMQWIGRKVSVDYGISTQSTQSWIKDHVIDFWVNYATMLLIVSVLLWLIRKFPKRWWLAGWALSVPFTIFLTFVQPVVIDPLYNDFSTLKNKELETKILAIADKADIPSEHVYEVNMSEKTNALNAYVTGIGKNLRIVMWDTTLQQLKDKEILFIMAHEMGHYVMKHIYWGVASYIFISFIGMYLISRILNMCIRKWGDTLQISKMACFSILPLFFLISSVLSFVSQPATNYVSRIEERAADQYALDMTKDGKSGVKTFQYLSKTSLSQVNPPALVKFFLYTHPPIFERIHTFEQYEKEKKQ, encoded by the coding sequence GTGAGGAAAGTTATTGGGTGGTCGTTTTTTTTGTACGTTGGGTTTGCGTTACTTATATATTGGTATTTATTTGGATGGAATCATGAACTCATTCCGGACATGTATAAAGGAACGAGTGCAGATCCAGAAACTTTTATGAATGCGAGGGAGCTTACGCTAAGCCAAGATTATTCGCGCGTGAAAAACTTACTGTTCTTTTTAGCGACGCCTCTTGAATGGATTATTTTATTGTTTGTACTTGTGCTCGGTATTTCAAAAAAGTTTGAGAAATGGTCGAAGGAAACGACCAAAATAAATGTCTTACAAGTTGCGATTTATTTCTTTTATTTATCACTACTAACAACAGTTCTTGCATTACCGATGCAATGGATTGGGCGTAAAGTATCCGTTGATTACGGAATATCTACGCAAAGCACACAAAGCTGGATAAAAGATCATGTCATCGATTTTTGGGTGAACTATGCGACTATGTTACTCATTGTTTCGGTTCTGTTATGGCTCATCCGTAAATTCCCGAAGAGATGGTGGCTAGCAGGATGGGCGCTCTCTGTTCCGTTTACGATTTTCTTAACGTTTGTGCAACCTGTTGTAATTGATCCACTTTATAATGATTTTTCAACGCTGAAAAATAAGGAATTAGAAACGAAAATTTTAGCGATCGCAGATAAAGCTGATATTCCATCTGAACATGTATATGAAGTAAATATGTCGGAAAAAACGAATGCGTTAAATGCATATGTAACAGGAATTGGAAAAAACCTTCGTATTGTAATGTGGGATACAACACTTCAGCAATTAAAAGATAAAGAGATTTTATTTATTATGGCTCATGAAATGGGACATTACGTAATGAAACATATATATTGGGGCGTTGCGAGTTATATTTTTATATCGTTTATAGGTATGTATTTAATTAGTCGTATTTTAAATATGTGTATTCGAAAATGGGGAGATACGCTGCAAATTTCCAAAATGGCATGTTTCTCGATTTTACCTTTATTTTTCTTAATTTCTTCTGTACTATCCTTTGTGTCACAACCAGCAACAAACTACGTTTCTCGTATAGAGGAACGAGCGGCAGATCAATATGCTTTAGATATGACGAAAGATGGAAAATCAGGTGTGAAAACTTTTCAATATTTATCAAAAACGAGCTTAAGCCAAGTGAATCCGCCTGCGTTAGTGAAGTTTTTCTTATATACACATCCACCAATTTTTGAAAGAATTCATACATTTGAACAATATGAAAAAGAGAAGAAGCAGTAG
- a CDS encoding response regulator transcription factor has translation MYHANILLIDDETAILQLLTTILEKEGFSHITTATSAEIALSLTEQNNYDLIILDVMLPGQSGFDICPILRQKTDCPIFFLTAKTSDVDKISGFSYGADDYITKPFNPLEVVARMKAQLRRHMKQNIQEQRIYSFSFGRFEIDQHSAELTVDGNVVECSAQLFQLLLFFCENPNYVFSKEELYEKVWGAPAYNGDDNTVMVHIRKLREKIEQDPSKPEYIKTVRGLGYKFITK, from the coding sequence ATGTATCACGCAAATATTCTACTCATTGATGATGAAACAGCAATTTTACAATTACTAACTACCATTCTTGAAAAAGAAGGTTTTTCTCATATTACAACTGCAACATCTGCGGAAATAGCCTTATCTCTCACCGAGCAAAACAATTACGATTTAATTATTTTAGATGTAATGCTTCCTGGACAATCCGGTTTTGACATTTGTCCAATCCTTCGCCAAAAAACGGATTGCCCTATCTTCTTCCTAACAGCAAAAACATCTGATGTAGATAAAATTTCCGGATTTTCATACGGTGCGGATGATTACATTACGAAACCATTTAATCCACTAGAAGTAGTCGCTCGTATGAAAGCTCAACTCCGAAGACATATGAAACAAAACATACAAGAACAAAGAATATACTCCTTTTCTTTTGGGAGATTTGAAATTGATCAACATTCTGCGGAACTAACAGTAGATGGAAACGTTGTCGAATGTTCCGCTCAACTCTTTCAACTACTACTATTCTTTTGTGAGAATCCGAACTACGTATTTTCGAAGGAAGAATTATATGAAAAAGTTTGGGGAGCACCTGCCTATAATGGAGATGATAATACTGTTATGGTTCACATTCGAAAACTACGTGAAAAAATTGAACAAGATCCAAGTAAACCAGAATACATAAAAACAGTTCGTGGACTTGGCTATAAGTTCATTACAAAGTAG
- a CDS encoding CPBP family intramembrane glutamic endopeptidase, producing MNPFQTMRARYFLIVFALLILIAQSSNEVLENTFHIQNSSFINMLIFYILPIIWLFYGYRKHRVSFSLFINRNETFNLVQVLYIAIMLCMFSYGYLILYMYSFAWITPDFIMNALHEPIIDSTGGYVFQFIRVVFIAPIVGEFVFRGFLLQRFAAKWGTSIAMVVVALLFACLHVDFLGAVVFSIVLSIVYIRTKSLLMPIAIHMLNNALVLSSSFLVSREKIMSFADFSNYTTFFPGLIIFMTGLNLVLIFLFVNRKYWSKEVPVIYAEKEKSFSSIAGDK from the coding sequence GTGAATCCGTTTCAAACGATGCGAGCTAGATATTTTTTAATTGTATTTGCATTACTAATTTTAATAGCACAAAGTAGTAATGAAGTGCTAGAAAATACATTTCATATACAGAATTCATCTTTTATAAATATGCTTATATTTTATATCCTTCCAATAATATGGCTTTTTTACGGATATAGAAAGCATCGTGTTTCATTTTCATTATTTATTAATAGAAACGAAACATTTAACCTAGTGCAAGTTTTGTACATCGCGATTATGCTTTGTATGTTTAGTTACGGCTATCTTATTTTATATATGTACAGCTTTGCATGGATTACACCAGATTTTATTATGAATGCCTTGCATGAACCGATTATAGATAGTACTGGGGGATATGTATTTCAATTTATTAGGGTTGTATTTATCGCGCCTATTGTCGGAGAGTTTGTTTTTCGAGGGTTTTTACTGCAGCGTTTTGCAGCAAAATGGGGTACTAGTATAGCAATGGTCGTTGTAGCACTTTTATTTGCTTGCTTACATGTTGATTTCCTTGGTGCAGTTGTGTTTAGCATCGTACTATCAATCGTATATATTCGTACGAAAAGCTTGCTCATGCCAATTGCTATTCATATGTTAAACAATGCGCTTGTGCTTAGTTCTTCTTTTTTAGTAAGTAGAGAAAAGATAATGAGTTTTGCCGATTTTTCGAACTATACGACATTCTTTCCAGGATTAATTATTTTTATGACAGGATTAAACTTAGTGCTCATCTTTTTATTTGTGAATCGCAAATATTGGAGTAAAGAAGTGCCTGTTATATATGCGGAGAAGGAAAAGAGCTTTTCGAGTATAGCAGGAGATAAGTAA
- the cysW gene encoding sulfate ABC transporter permease subunit CysW, which yields MEPTLLEKKIVKSVSVKKESKFVPILFITITILFLSLFLLLPLVTIFMKAFERGIDVYIAAVTDQEAFLAIRLTLLVALIVVPLNTIFGIAAAWLITKFQFKGKQVLLSLIELPFAVSPVIAGLVFVLLFTPRAALGGWLMEHGIKLIFSVPGIIIATIFVTFPFVARELIPVMQAQGKSEEEAALSLGASGWKMFWHVTLPNIKWGLLYGMILCNARAIGEFGAVSVVSGHVRGVTNTMPLHIEILYNEYQFSAAFAVATLMSLIAVFTLVIKNWIEWRMEKRQ from the coding sequence ATGGAACCAACATTATTAGAAAAGAAAATAGTAAAAAGCGTATCAGTTAAAAAAGAATCTAAATTTGTACCAATTCTATTCATTACGATAACAATTTTATTTTTATCTCTCTTTCTATTACTGCCGCTCGTGACAATTTTTATGAAAGCGTTCGAACGAGGAATTGATGTATATATTGCCGCTGTAACAGATCAAGAAGCATTTTTGGCAATCAGGTTAACACTTCTCGTTGCATTAATTGTTGTACCGCTGAATACGATATTCGGAATAGCAGCAGCTTGGCTTATTACGAAGTTTCAGTTTAAAGGAAAGCAAGTATTATTATCTCTTATTGAACTGCCGTTTGCTGTATCACCAGTTATCGCAGGATTAGTATTCGTTTTACTTTTCACACCTCGTGCTGCTCTTGGCGGATGGTTAATGGAACACGGGATAAAGCTCATCTTCTCTGTCCCTGGCATTATCATTGCGACAATCTTTGTTACGTTTCCGTTCGTTGCACGTGAATTAATCCCGGTAATGCAGGCGCAAGGGAAGAGTGAAGAAGAAGCGGCTCTATCACTTGGCGCAAGCGGCTGGAAAATGTTTTGGCACGTTACGCTTCCGAATATAAAATGGGGCCTTTTATACGGCATGATTTTATGTAATGCCCGGGCCATTGGTGAATTCGGCGCCGTTTCCGTTGTATCTGGTCACGTGCGCGGCGTTACAAATACGATGCCGCTTCATATTGAAATTTTGTACAATGAATATCAATTTTCAGCAGCGTTCGCTGTGGCGACTTTAATGTCACTCATCGCAGTTTTTACGCTCGTTATAAAAAACTGGATTGAATGGAGAATGGAAAAACGACAATAA